A single genomic interval of Legionella israelensis harbors:
- the hutG gene encoding formimidoylglutamase: protein MSHFFSNYHPANASLWQGRQDHPGEERYFQRVQCLSLLEHPLPMEKQTVFLGFASDAGIIRNQGRPGAKYGPDQIRTQLAKLACQRYGTYLDIGNISCEDDNLETAQEELAKLISQCHQQGHKTIVFGGGHEIAWPHFKGLSPYYPKMAIINFDAHFDLRPLVNGYQGTSGTPFTQIAQYCKEQQSSFAYCCLGIQPQGNTHSLFEQAEQLNVSYLTAENINENSLAWQTAFLDNFMLNYDYIYLTICLDVFSECFAPGVSAPQALGISPWQAVPLLKYIVQTGKVVSVDIAELSPPLDPSGKTARLAAILIAKLLEVNQDF from the coding sequence ATGAGTCATTTCTTTTCTAATTATCATCCTGCAAATGCCTCTCTCTGGCAAGGACGACAAGATCATCCCGGTGAAGAACGTTATTTCCAGCGTGTGCAATGTCTATCTCTTCTTGAACACCCCTTACCAATGGAGAAACAAACTGTCTTTTTAGGATTCGCAAGTGATGCGGGAATTATCCGCAATCAAGGCCGGCCAGGAGCGAAGTACGGGCCGGATCAAATTAGAACCCAACTTGCCAAACTCGCCTGCCAAAGGTATGGAACCTATCTTGACATTGGAAACATCAGCTGCGAAGACGATAATTTGGAAACAGCCCAGGAAGAACTGGCTAAACTCATCAGCCAATGCCATCAACAGGGACATAAAACCATTGTGTTTGGTGGAGGGCATGAAATCGCCTGGCCTCATTTTAAGGGGCTAAGCCCATATTATCCTAAAATGGCCATTATCAATTTTGATGCTCATTTTGATCTTCGCCCATTGGTTAACGGTTATCAGGGCACATCCGGCACTCCATTTACCCAAATAGCCCAATATTGCAAGGAACAGCAGTCCAGCTTCGCCTATTGCTGTCTTGGTATCCAGCCCCAGGGCAACACTCATAGTTTGTTTGAACAGGCTGAGCAATTAAATGTCTCTTATTTGACCGCTGAAAACATTAATGAAAACAGTCTGGCTTGGCAAACAGCCTTTCTTGATAATTTTATGTTAAATTATGATTATATTTATCTAACGATTTGTCTGGATGTTTTCTCGGAGTGTTTTGCTCCAGGTGTCAGTGCGCCGCAAGCTCTCGGCATTTCACCCTGGCAGGCTGTTCCCTTATTGAAATATATAGTACAAACTGGCAAAGTGGTAAGTGTTGATATAGCAGAGCTTTCGCCACCTTTAGATCCAAGTGGAAAAACTGCTAGACTGGCAGCGATTCTTATCGCAAAATTATTAGAAGTTAACCAGGACTTTTAA
- a CDS encoding SDR family oxidoreductase, translating into MFVITGGGSGIGKELSWALADRGCQVLIIGRRKQLLMDVASYSSLIETLNADLSDPEGRSRVVEYLKDYPHLKGLINNAGRIEPIGAITEISVEEWQQTMATNVDAPMFLTQQLYPQLQQGRVLNIGSGAAYFPVVGWAAYCVSKAALAMLTRSWQLERQMAIASVMPGIIDTAMQAVIRHASDMENEKQDFFRELKKKGKLIAPETVAEFLCWLLLDVSEKEFISKEWDVYDTSHHSFWLKPPHQVPPLES; encoded by the coding sequence ATGTTCGTTATTACTGGTGGAGGCAGTGGTATAGGTAAAGAGCTTTCTTGGGCTTTAGCTGATCGCGGATGCCAGGTTCTTATTATTGGACGGAGAAAGCAATTGCTTATGGACGTCGCTTCATACTCTTCTCTCATTGAAACGCTTAATGCAGACCTATCTGATCCTGAAGGTCGCAGTAGAGTAGTTGAATATTTAAAGGACTATCCTCATCTAAAGGGTTTAATCAACAATGCGGGACGTATCGAGCCGATTGGAGCCATTACTGAAATCAGTGTAGAGGAATGGCAACAGACCATGGCAACAAATGTGGATGCGCCTATGTTTCTCACTCAACAGCTATATCCTCAATTGCAGCAAGGTCGCGTGCTTAATATTGGCTCAGGGGCGGCTTATTTTCCTGTGGTGGGTTGGGCTGCGTATTGTGTTTCCAAAGCGGCTCTTGCCATGTTGACGCGTTCCTGGCAGCTGGAAAGACAAATGGCTATTGCCAGCGTAATGCCTGGGATCATAGATACAGCCATGCAAGCCGTGATTCGACATGCTTCCGATATGGAAAATGAAAAGCAGGATTTTTTCCGTGAACTAAAGAAAAAGGGGAAGTTAATAGCTCCGGAAACTGTAGCAGAATTTTTATGTTGGCTGCTTCTTGATGTGAGTGAAAAAGAATTTATTTCCAAAGAATGGGATGTATACGATACATCACATCATTCTTTCTGGCTTAAACCTCCTCATCAAGTCCCCCCTTTGGAGTCATGA
- a CDS encoding DUF3298 and DUF4163 domain-containing protein — protein sequence MTIYLLRTCGFVLLCTVSLLANAVQTKAIQKETKQYILDIKYPQGFSSKEVDSTIKQKIELIQNEFIRGLSDEADLPQDVPGKNGLTITYAIPYRQDSVLSVRLMISTYHHGAAHPNNQTEVLNFIRNKLVTLDTLFKKDSDYLKIFADYSRKKLLTKEDFDKQWVLTGTEPKADNYKKWYFQKEGFVVIFDTYQVAAYVYGPQTVTIPLSVYRTMLKPDILNSVWGS from the coding sequence ATGACTATCTATTTATTAAGAACGTGTGGGTTCGTACTTTTATGTACTGTATCCTTGCTGGCTAATGCTGTGCAAACAAAAGCCATTCAAAAGGAAACCAAACAGTATATTCTGGACATTAAATATCCTCAGGGATTTTCTTCTAAAGAGGTTGATTCAACGATAAAGCAAAAAATAGAATTGATTCAAAATGAATTTATACGCGGTTTGTCTGACGAAGCTGATTTACCTCAAGATGTGCCTGGAAAAAACGGTTTAACCATTACTTATGCCATCCCCTATCGACAGGATTCAGTTTTAAGTGTGCGTTTAATGATTTCCACCTATCATCATGGTGCTGCGCACCCCAATAATCAAACCGAAGTTCTGAATTTTATCAGGAATAAACTTGTTACTCTGGATACATTATTTAAAAAAGACAGCGATTATCTGAAAATTTTTGCAGATTACAGCCGAAAGAAATTATTGACTAAAGAGGACTTTGATAAGCAGTGGGTACTGACAGGAACAGAGCCCAAAGCGGATAATTATAAGAAATGGTATTTTCAAAAAGAGGGGTTCGTCGTTATATTTGATACATACCAAGTGGCTGCATACGTCTACGGGCCTCAAACCGTTACCATCCCATTATCGGTTTATCGGACAATGTTAAAGCCTGACATTCTGAACAGTGTCTGGGGTTCTTAA
- the hutI gene encoding imidazolonepropionase: MPACDHLLLNTTLLTAQGTEVLDQAVAVSGEHIEWCGSMEKLPSFYKDNAKKIKDCRGKLLTPGLIDCHTHIVYAGDRAREFKLRMEGASYEAIARAGGGILSTVKSTRNCAEDDLVEQSLPRAMALANQGVTTLEIKSGYGLDLENELKILRAARRLGKLTGLRIKTSFLGAHAVPPEYKDNAQAYVDHICYNMLPEIARSGLADAVDVFCEKIAFTREQTEQIFAAAEQYSFPVKCHAEQLSNLGASVLAAKVGALSCDHLEYLDEDGVEAMSQSGTVAVLLPGAYYYLRETRKPPVELLRKKGVGMAVATDSNPGTSPTTSLLLMLNMACQFFSLTVPEALSAVTFQAARALGIEKETGVIAKGMTADLNLWSINDSASLCYHFAVPFPHETMIAGKWVNRFDYPSSGAEQ; the protein is encoded by the coding sequence ATGCCAGCCTGTGATCACCTGTTACTGAACACAACTCTTTTAACTGCGCAAGGCACAGAAGTGTTAGACCAGGCCGTTGCCGTTTCTGGTGAACATATAGAATGGTGTGGTTCTATGGAAAAACTGCCTTCTTTTTATAAGGATAACGCCAAAAAAATCAAAGACTGCCGCGGAAAACTGTTGACCCCCGGACTCATTGACTGCCATACCCATATTGTTTATGCCGGAGATAGAGCTAGGGAATTCAAACTACGTATGGAAGGTGCCAGCTATGAAGCAATTGCCCGAGCAGGTGGAGGGATTTTGTCAACGGTGAAAAGCACACGAAATTGTGCGGAGGATGATTTAGTAGAGCAATCATTGCCTCGTGCCATGGCTTTAGCTAACCAAGGCGTGACCACCCTTGAGATAAAATCAGGGTATGGTCTGGATTTGGAGAATGAACTTAAAATATTGCGTGCGGCAAGGCGGCTTGGCAAATTAACAGGATTAAGAATAAAAACGAGTTTTTTGGGGGCTCATGCCGTTCCACCAGAATATAAAGATAATGCTCAAGCCTATGTGGATCATATTTGTTACAATATGCTACCTGAAATTGCCCGGTCCGGTCTTGCTGACGCGGTCGATGTCTTTTGTGAAAAAATTGCTTTCACAAGGGAACAGACAGAACAAATTTTTGCTGCCGCAGAGCAATATTCATTTCCTGTAAAATGCCATGCGGAGCAACTGTCTAATCTAGGTGCAAGTGTATTGGCCGCAAAGGTTGGGGCCTTGTCCTGTGATCATCTGGAATATCTCGATGAAGACGGTGTGGAGGCTATGTCTCAATCAGGTACGGTGGCTGTTTTGCTTCCTGGAGCTTATTATTATTTACGCGAAACCCGTAAGCCTCCTGTTGAGTTATTAAGGAAAAAAGGTGTTGGTATGGCAGTAGCCACCGACTCTAATCCCGGTACATCACCGACGACCTCCTTGCTTCTTATGTTAAATATGGCTTGTCAATTTTTTTCTTTAACCGTTCCGGAAGCTTTATCAGCCGTGACTTTCCAGGCAGCGAGAGCTTTAGGCATTGAAAAAGAGACTGGTGTCATAGCAAAAGGGATGACGGCCGATTTGAACCTTTGGTCTATCAACGACAGCGCCAGTTTATGTTACCATTTTGCGGTTCCTTTTCCTCATGAAACCATGATTGCAGGAAAATGGGTGAATCGTTTTGATTATCCTTCTTCAGGAGCAGAACAATGA